The following are encoded together in the Brassica napus cultivar Da-Ae unplaced genomic scaffold, Da-Ae ScsIHWf_2194;HRSCAF=2847, whole genome shotgun sequence genome:
- the LOC106390192 gene encoding E3 ubiquitin-protein ligase SINAT2 codes for MAPGGSALKEVLESNSTGMDYEVKTTKVEVNNSNNSKSTKSGGAGTGKYGMHSNNGVYELLECPVCTNLMYPPIHQCPNGHTLCSNCKARVQNTCPTCRYELGNIRCLALEKVAESLEVPCRYQSLGCHDIFPYYSKLKHEQHCRFRPYACPYAGSECSVTGDITTLVVHLKDDHKVDMHDGCTFNHRYVKSNPHEVENATWMLTVFNCFGRQFCLHFEAFQLGMAPVYMAFLRFMGDEHEAKKFSYSLEVGAHGRKLTWQGIPRSIRDSHRKVRDSQDGLIIPRNLALYFSGGDRQELKLRVTGRIWKEE; via the exons ATGGCTCCTGGAGGCAGTGCTTTGAAAGAAGTCCTTGAATCTAACTCAACGGGAATGGATTACGAGGTTAAAACGACCAAAGTGGAAGTTAATAATAGTAACAACAGCAAATCTACAAAGTCAGGTGGTGCAGGAACTGGAAAATATGGGATGCATTCCAACAATGGTGTCTACGAGCTTCTTGAATGTCCAGTGTGTACAAACCTAATGTACCCTCCAATTCATCAG TGTCCAAATGGTCACACGTTATGCTCCAACTGCAAAGCGAGAGTGCAGAACACTTGTCCTACATGTCGCTACGAGCTTGGTAACATAAGATGCTTAGCTCTCGAGAAAGTGGCAGAGTCCTTGGAAGTTCCATGCCGGTACCAGAGTTTGGGCTGTCATGACATTTTCCCTTACTACAGCAAGCTTAAGCACGAGCAGCATTGCAGGTTCAGGCCTTACGCTTGCCCTTATGCTGGCTCTGAGTGTTCGGTTACAGGTGACATCACCACACTAGTTGTCCATCTTAAAGATGATCATAAAGTAGATATGCATGACGGATGCACTTTCAACCACCGTTATGTGAAATCAAATCCACATGAAGTCGAAAATGCTACATGGATGCTTACG GTGTTCAACTGTTTTGGGAGACAGTTCTGTTTACACTTTGAGGCTTTCCAGCTAGGGATGGCTCCAGTTTACATGGCGTTCCTTCGTTTTATGGGAGATGAACACGAGGCAAAGAAGTTCAGTTACAGTCTTGAAGTAGGAGCTCATGGACGTAAACTAACATGGCAAGGGATCCCTAGAAGCATCCGTGACAGTCACAGGAAAGTCCGGGACAGTCAAGACGGTCTCATCATCCCAAGAAACCTCGCACTCTATTTCTCTGGAGGTGATAGGCAAGAACTCAAGTTGAGGGTAACGGGTCGAATCTGGAAAGAAGAGTAA